A genomic stretch from Brachyhypopomus gauderio isolate BG-103 unplaced genomic scaffold, BGAUD_0.2 sc43, whole genome shotgun sequence includes:
- the LOC143486042 gene encoding uncharacterized protein LOC143486042, with product MIQCQLCSLTATALVLLVALLFQTAHYSESGMSVVPPVLSCTQTEQKWHKPPTMGVKPGPMDAMVVLKPKPGATTASGVRSILFKGYSGELPHPATLNPGPVYAGMKADSLPLICTMNISPDKPLVDSIFGKVQVGSVLSYQQPPPPSDSVVIHEDAPPFPSLPLECYHISPPEYSFVPTHQEQLHLSSLSVTLSQSHLIEEATRSQSATPEWHSLRRERVTASHFREVSHVRGPGAAESLAERIIRGTRQTAHMKRGLEMETGALKDYADLKNLNLTKCGLVIHPDASWLGASPDGLVYDPLERPSFGLVEIKCPNTQSYVDCKFLKSGTRPTQNEGEPLLLLANSVPVIDYWYAVV from the exons atgattcaatgccagttgtgctcattaacagcaactgctcttgtgttgctggttgcattgcttttccagactgctcattattctgaatctggcatgtctgtcgtccctcctgtcctttcatgcacacagacagaacagaagtggcataaaccaccaacaatg ggggtgaagcctggacccatggatgccatggttgtcctaaagccaaaaccaggtgctactacagccagtggagttag aagtatacttttcaagggctacagcggtgagctcccacacccggccaccctcaatcctggaccagtctacgctggaatgaaagcagattctcttccactcatctgcacaatgaacatctcgcctgacaagccacttgtggactccatctttgggaaggtacaagttggcagtgtactgtcctatcaacaaccaccacctccatctgacagtgttgtcatacatgaggatgcacccccattcccgagtctgccactagaatgttaccatataagcccacctgaatattcatttgtgccaacacaccaagaacagctacacctaagctcactttctgtgaccttgtcacagtcacaccttattgaggaggcaacaagatcccaaagtgctacacctgagtggcattcacttaggagagaaagagtgactgcgtcgcatttcagagaggtgagccacgttagaggtccaggtgctgcagaaagcctggcagaaaggataatccgagggacacgacaaacagcacacatgaaaaggggacttgaaatggaaacaggggccttaaaggactatgcagatctgaaaaacttgaacttgaccaagtgtgggctagttattcatccagatgcatcttggctgggtgcatcacctgatggacttgtatatgacccacttgagcgtccatcatttgggcttgttgaaattaagtgcccaaatacacaaagctatgtagactgcaaattccttaaaagtggcacaaggcctacacaaaatgaaggagagccattgttattattggcaaattcagtgccagttattgattactggtatgcagtggtgtga